A region of the Actinomycetota bacterium genome:
GCGGAGCTGCTCGCGAAGATGGGGGTGGAGGAGCCAGGCGCGTTCCGGTTCGTCCCCGACGAGGTGGAGTCGCTGGTGGCCCTGGGCCGGCTCCAGGAGGCGACCGCGATGCTCGATCCGTTCGAGGAACGGGCCCGCCGACTGGACCGGGCGTGGGCGCTGGCCACGGGAGCCCGGTGCCGGGGTCTGCTCCTGGCGGCGTCGGGGGACGTCACCGGCGCGCTCGAGGCGCTGGAGGCCGCACTGGGGCACCACGATCGCGTTCCCGAGCCCTTCGCCCTGGCCAGGACGCTGTTCGCCGCGGGACGGGTCCGGCGCCGGGCCAAGCTGAAGCGGGAGGCCCGCGAGTCGTTCGAGCAGGCGTTGGAGATCTTCCGACGGCTGGGTGCGGAGCCGTGGGCGGAGCGGGCCGGGCGGGAGGCACGGCGAGTCGGCGCCCGGGGGCCCGACCGCTTCGCCCTCACCGCCACGGAGGAGCGTGTGGCCTCGCTGGTGGTGCAGGGCAACACCAACCAGCAGGTCGCGGACGCCCTGTTCATGAGCGTGAACACGGTGGAGTGGAACCTCTCGAAGATCTACCGGAAACTCGGCGTACGGTCTCGCACGGAGCTGGCCGCGAAGATCGGCGGAGGCGAGCCGTCAGGCTGAGCGAGTCAGGCTGAGCGAGCGCCCGACGCCCGGCGGGCGGGCGGGTGGACGAACAGGATCAGGGCCAGCGCGACCACCAGCACGCCCAGGAAGGCCCAGCGCGGCCCGCGCTCCAGGTCGCCGAACCCTCGAAGCGTGCCGACCACCGCGCCCAGGACGAGCGCGGCGGCGCCAAACACGAATGGCTCGCCCTCCACGGCCGGGCGAATGGCCGCCCACAGGCAGGCGAACGCCACCACCATCGACCACACGCCCAGGAACCGCCCGCCGAGCGGCGGCGGTGCGAACGGCAGCCACGCCCCCGAGCCGACGGGGTCGATCCACAGCGAGACCGCTCCGACGATGCCAGCGACGGTCAGCACGAGCAGGATGGCCCGGGCCCACAACGGCAGACCCGGCCCCGGCCCGACCGCCCCCAACCGCCAGCCGCCGGCGAAGGGCAGCACGACGAACACGACGGAGGCCGCGATGAACACGGCCAGCCACAGCACGGCTTGCCACCGCCCGAAGTCGAACACGCTCTTGTTGATGAGCGTGTAGCCGAGGGTCGGCACCGCAAACACGATGCCCATGAGGCACAGGCCTCGGCCGGCCGCCGCCGCTCGCGACCGGCTGTAGGCGAACGCCGCCGCCACCCCCACGAAGAACCCTCCACAGATCGCCGCCAGGGGAGGCGGTCCCAGCCCCCACGCGAAGAAGCTCGCCGTCGATCCGGGAATGGCCAACAGCAGCACCCCAGCGACGGCCGACAGCACGGCCAGTACGCCCAGGACGACCTTCAGCACTCCCAGGGCACCCGCCCCGCGCGCAACGCCCGCTTCCCCCGAAGCCTCGATCGCCATGCGACCTCCCTCCGCGTCAGTACCGGTCGAACAGGATCCGTCGCTTCACGTCCTGGATGGCCTTGGTCACCTTGATGCCGCGGGGGCACGCTTCCGTGCAGTTGAACGTGGTCCGGCACCGGAACACGCCGGTCTTCTCGGACAGGATCCGCAGGCGCTCCCGCTCGCCGTGGTCCCGCGAATCGAAGATGAACCGGTGCGCGCTCACGATGGCCGCCGGGCCGATGTACTCCTCGTCGCCCCAGAAGATGGGGCACGACGTGGTGCACGCGGCGCACAGGATGCACTTGGTGGTGTCGTCGAAGGCCACTCGTTCTTCGGGCGACTGGAGGCGTTCCCGGTCGGTGGTCTCCTCGTCGTTGATCAGGAACGGGAGCATCCGCTTGTAGCCGGCGAAGAACGGCTCCATGTCCACGATCAGGTCCTTCAGGACGGGCAGGCCCCGGATCGGCTCCACCGTCACACGCGGCGCCACCTGCTTCACCAGCACCTTGCAGGCCAGGCGGTTCTTCCCATTGATGAGCATTGCGTCGGAGCCGCAGACGCCGTGGGCGCACGACCGACGCAGCGCCAGCGACCCGTCCCGGTACCACTTCACGTAGTGCAGCGCGTCCAGCAGCCGGTCGGAAGGTTCCGCGTCGACCACGTGCTCGTCCCACCACGGGTCCGGCCGGACCTCGGGGTTGTAGCGGCGGATCCGGAGGGTGAGCGAGACCTTGCCGGTGACCTCGGGGCCGCCCTCTCGCCTCGCACCGGGCTCTCGCGGCGGGCCCTCGCCGACCTCGACGACCTCGCCGTGGCCCTCCAGCATGACGTCCTCCAGCACCCGCCCGAGCGGTGGAATGCGGCGCTCGTCGTCGGGGTCCACGTCTAGTACTTCCTCTCCATGGGGATGTAGGGCCCGAGCTTCACGTCCTTGTACTCCAGCCTCACCACGCCCTCGCCCTCCCGGTACGCCAGCGAGTGCTTCAGCCAGTGATCGTCGTCTCGCAGCGGATGGTCGTCACGGTAGTGGCCGCCGCGGCTCTCGTCGCGGGCCAGCGCCCCCGCCGCCACGGTCTCCGCGATCTCGAGGAGGAACCCCAGCTCCACGGCCTCCATGAGCTCGGTGTTGAACCGCTTCCCCCGGTCGTGCATCCCCACCAGGTGGTAGCGGTCCCGGAGGGTCTGGAGCCGAGAGTGAAGCGTGCGCAGGCCCTCCTCGGTCCGGACCACGCCGCACAGGTCGAACATGTGGCGCTGGAGCTCGGACCGGATGTCGGCGGCGAACTCGAGGCTGGGGCCGGTGAGCAGTCGGCGGAGCATCCGTTCCGTGTCCGCCTCGGGATTCTCCGGCAGCGTGGGCTGGCCGGATGCCTCCGCGAACTCGGCCATGGCCATCCCGCCGCGCCGGCCGAACACCACGATGTCGAGCAGGGAGTTCGTGCCCAACCGGTTCGCGCCGTGCACGGACACGCACGCGCACTCGCCCGCCGCGTACAGGCCCGGCACCGGGGTCTCCTCAGGGCCCGTAACCACGCGGGCGTCGGTGTCCGTGGGGATGCCCCCCATCGCGTAGTGCGCGGTGGGCTGGATCGGCACCGGCTCGGTGGTGGGCTCCACCCCCAGGTAGATCCGGGCGAACTCGGTGACGTCCGGGATCTTGGTCTCGATGACCTCGCGGGGGAGGTGGCGGACGTCGAGGTGCACGTAATCGCTCCCGTCGACCCCGCGTCCCTCCTTGATCTCCTGGTAGATGGCGCGGCTGACCATGTCGCGCGGCGCCAGGTCCTTGATGGTGGGCGCGTAACGCTCCATGAACCGTTCGCCCTGGCCGTTCAGCAGGATGCCGCCCTCGCCCCGGACGGCCTCGGAGATCAGGATGCCCATCTTGTAGATCCCCGTGGGATGGAACTGGTACATCTCCATGTCCTCGAGGGGGATCCCGCGCCGGTAGCAAACTGCCGGCCCGTCGCCGGTCAGCGCGTGCGCGTTCGAGGTGATCTTGAAGATGCGCCCGTAGCCGCCGGTGGCGAACAGGATGGCCTTGGCCCGGAACACGTGCAGCTCGCCGGTGGCCAGCTCGTACGCGACGACCCCAGCGGCCGCGCCGTCCACCATGACCAGGTCGAGCACGTAGAACTCGTTGAAGAACCGGACGTCCCGCTTGATGCACTGCTGGTACAGGGTCTGAAGGATCATGTGCCCGGTCCGGTCGGCCGCGTAGCACGCCCGGCGCACCGGTCCCTCGCCGTGGTTGCGGGTGTGCCCGCCGAACCGCCGCTGGTCGATCTTCCCCTCCGGGGTCCGGTTGAACGGGAACCCCCAGTGCTCCAGCTCGATGACCCGGTCCACGGCCTCGCGGCACATGATCTGGGCGGCGGGCTGGTCCACCAGGTAGTCGCCGCCCTTCACCGTGTCGAAGGTGTGCCACTCCGGGTTGTCCTCCTCCACGTTCCCGAGGGCGGCACACATCCCGCCCTGCGCGGCCCCGGTGTGCGAGCGGGTGGGGTACAGCTTCGAGATCACCGCCGTGCGGACGCGGCCGGCGCACTCGATGGCGGCGCGCAGCCCCGCCCCGCCGGCGCCCACGATCACCGCGTCGTACGTGTGGGTGGTGGTCACTCGGTCACGCGTTCACTTCGTGATGGGGAAGTTGTTGGCGTTGAACGTGAACACCACCACCGAGCCCAGCACGAACATGGTGAAGGCCACGATGTTGAAGAACCACGTGATGGCGAACCGGGGACCCGGCCGCCGGATGTAGTCGAGGACCACGGTGCGGAGCCCGTTCGCGCCGTGCAGCAGGGCGAGGGAGAGCATCATCCAGTCCCAGGCCCGCCAAAACGGGTGCTGCCAGCGAAGGGCCACGAACCCGAAGTTCACCCGGCCCACCCCGCCCCCGAACGCATGCATGATCAGGACGTGGCCGACGGCCAGCACCAGCAGCAGGATCCCGCTCATACGCATGAACAGCCAGGCCCACAGCTCGTAGCCGCCCACCGGCCGTTCCCGTCCCGTGTAGTAGCCGCGGACCGTGCCCGTGGGCGGCGAGGGAGGGCGGGACCCAGGACGATCGGTCCGCAGCGCCATCAGTGGATCAGCAGGTCGATGATGTCCCGCCACATCAGGAAGGTGATCGGGGCCATGCTCCCGACGACCACGGCGGCGGTGATCCAGGACAGCAGGCGCTGGTGCAGCACGGCGTTCGCCCAGAAGTCGAGGAGCAGGACCCGGACGCCGTTCACGGCGTGGTAGATGACCATCCCGACCAGGATCCACTCCAGGATCCGCACGCCGGGGTTGTGGTACACGGACAGGACCCGGTTGTACGCCTTGGGCCCCCACCCGATCACGGCGGTGTCCACCACGTGGGCGAACAGGAACAGGATGATGCCGACGCCGGTGACGCGGTGCAGGATCCAGGCCCACTGGCCCTCGCGGCCGCGGTAGAGGGAACCCAGCTCGCTTCGTCGTCGCGCCACGCGTGCCTGCCTCCCGGACGAGCACGCGGGAGTCTATACGCAACGTCCTCGACCACGTTCCCCGGTAGCGGTCTCCACGCCCATCGCGGGGGGGCCGTTCGTGTGTCACCGGGGCCGCCTACCATGGAAGGCAACGCCATGGCAGGGCCTCGACGCGCCGTCGCCAGCGATCCGCTCGAACGCTTCTCGGAGCTGACCCGGGCCTGGTTCGGTTCGGCCTTCGCCATGCCCACGCCGGCCCAAGTGGGGGCGTGGGAGGCCATCGCCCGGGGCGAGCACACCCTGGTGGTCGCACCGACAGGTTCGGGGAAGACGCTGGCCGCGTTCCTGTGGGCCATCGACCGGACGGCGACTGCCGTGCCTGCGCCGGCAGCCGCGCAGCGCCTGCGCACGCTGTACGTCTCGCCGATGAAGGCGCTGGCCGTGGACATCGAGCGGAACCTCCGGTCCCCGCTGGTCGGGCTCCGGGCCCACGCCGGGCGACTGGGGCTGCCGGAACCGGACGTCCGCACGGCCATCCGCACCGGCGACACGCCACCCGAGGACCGCCGGCAGTTCCTGAAGCAGCCCCCCGACATCCTGATCACCACGCCGGAGTCGCTGTTCCTGCTGTTGACCTCGCAGGCCCGCGAGGCGCTGCGTTCGGTCGAGACGGTGATCCTGGACGAGATCCACGCGGTGGCAGGAACCAAGCGGGGCGCCCACCTCGCGCTGTCCGTGGAGCGGCTGGAAGAGCTCCTGGAACGCTCGCCGCAGCGCATCGGGCTGTCGGCGACGGTGCGGCCGGTGGAGGAGGTGGCCCGCTTCCTGGGCGGAGGGCGTCCGGTCACCGTGGTGCAGCCGCCGTCGGACAAGCGGTTCGAGCTCACCGTCGAGGTGCCGCTCGAGGACATGACCGATCCCGGGGCCGGGTTCGACCCCCCGCAGGAAGAGCGCCCGACGCGCCGCGGCCCGATCTTCGGGCAGTCGGGGATGACCGGGCCGACCACGGAGCCGAAGGAGCGCACCAGCACCTGGCCGGCCATCGACCGGCGCCTCCTCGAGCTGATCCGGGCTCACCGCTCCACCATCGTGTTCGCCAACTCCCGTCGCCTGGCCGAGCGCCTGTGCGCGCGGGTCAACGAGCTGGCCGGGGAGGATGTGGCCCGGGCTCACCACGGCTCGGTCAGCCGGGAGCAGCGCGTGGAGATCGAGGAAGCTCTCAAGGCCGGTCGCATCCCGGCCGTGGTCGCCACCAGCTCGCTGGAGCTCGGGATCGACATGTCCGCGGTGGACCTGGTGGTGCAGGTCGAGGCGCCGCCGTCGGTGGCCAGCGGCCTTCAGCGCATCGGCCGGTCCGGCCACGGCGTGGGAGACGTGTCGAAGGGCGTGGTGCTGCCGAAGTTCCGGGGCGACCTGGTGGAGTGCGCGGTGGTGGTGCAGCGCATGCGGGCCGGCGCCATTGAGGCCCTGCGGTATCCACGGAACCCGCTCGACGTGCTGGCTCAGCAGGTCGTGGCCATGGTGGCCATGGACGACTGGGACGCGGACGAGCTGGAGGCCGTGGCGAAGCGGGCGGCGAACTTCGCGGACCTTCCTCGAAGCGCGTTCGAGGGCGTGCTGGACATGCTCTCCGGGAGGTACCCGAGCGACGAGTTCGCGGAGCTCCGGCCCCGGCTGACCTGGGACCGGGTGGAGAACCGGCTGACCGCCCGCCCGGGCGCCCAGCGGCTCGCGGTGACCTCCGGCGGGACCATCCCCGACCGGGGGCTGTTCGGCGTGTTCCTGGCCGCGTCCGGCGAGAAGCCGGTCCGGGTGGGCGAGCTGGACGAGGAGATGGTGTACGAGTCCCGCCCCGGCGACGTGTTCGTGCTGGGCGCGTCCAGCTGGCGGATCGAGGAGATCACCCACGACCGGGTGCTGGTGACCCCGGCTCCCGGGGTTCCGGGCCGGATGCCGTTCTGGCACGGCGACGCGCCGGGGAGGCCCGTGGAGCTGGGGAGGGCTGTCGGCGCGTTCCTGCGGGAGCTGGGCGGCATGAGGCCCGAGGCGCAGCTGGCGCGCCTGCAGGATGGCGGCCTGGACGAGTTCGCCGCGCAGAACCTCGTCCAATACCTCGCCGAGCAGAGGGACGCCACCGGCGTGCTGCCGGACGACCGGACCATCGTGATGGAGCGCTTCCGCGACGAGCTGGGCGACTGGCGGGTGTGCATCCACTCGCCGTTCGGCGCGCGGGTGCACGTCCCGTGGGCCCAGGCCATCGAGGCCCGGGTCCGGGAGCGCCTCGGCCTGGAGGTCCAGACCATGGTGGACGACGACGGCATCGTGGTCCGCCTGCCGGAGGCCGACGAGGCGCCGCCCGCCGAGTCGGTGCTGTTCGAGCCGGAGGAAGTGGAGGAGCTGGTCACCGACGCCGTGGGCGGCTCGGCGCTGTTCGCCAGCCGGTTCCGCGAGGCCGCCGCCCGCGCGTTGCTGCTGCCCCGGCGCCGGCCGGGGTCGCGCACGCCGCTGTGGCAGCAGCGCCAGCGAAGCTCCTCACTGCTCCAGGTGGCCTCGCGGTACGGCACGTTCCCGGTGATCCTGGAGACCTTCCGGGAGTGCCTCCAGGACGTGTTCGACCTGCCCGGGCTGGCCGAGCTGATGGACGCGATCCGGCGCCGCGAGATCCGGATCGTCGAGGTGGACACGCAGGCTCCCTCGCCGTTCGCGTCGTCGCTGCTGTTCGGATACGTGGCCTCGTTCATGTACGAGGGCGACGCGCCGCTGGCCGAGCGCAGAGCGCAGGCGCTGTCGCTGGACCGGCGGGTCCTGGCCGAGCTGCTGGGCCGGGAGGAGCTCCGCGAGCTCATCGACCCGGCGGTGCTCACCCAGCTCGAGCTGGACCTCCAGCTCCTGTCGGACGAACGGAAGATCCGGGGGCCCGACGCGCTGCACGACGCGCTGCGCACGCTCGGCGACCTGAGCGCCGAGGAGGCCCTGGGCCGAAGCGCCGACCCCGGCGCCGCGCTGGGGTGGCTCGACGACCTGGAGTCGGCGCACCGGGCCATACCGCTGCGGGTGGCCGGGCAGGAGCGCTGGACCGCGGCGGAGGACGCGTCACGGTTCCGCGACGCCCTGGGGGTGGCTTTGCCTCCGGGGATCCCCGCCGCGTTTCTGGAGCCGGTGGAGGACCCGCTGGGGGATGTGGTGGGACGCTTCGCGCGAACCCACGGGCCTTTCACGGAGGGCGAGCCGGCGGCCCGGCTGGGGCTGGGGGTCTCCGTGGTCAGGGACACGCTGCGCAGGCTGGCCGGCGATGGGCGTGTGGTGCGGG
Encoded here:
- the sdhC gene encoding succinate dehydrogenase, cytochrome b556 subunit, which produces MARRRSELGSLYRGREGQWAWILHRVTGVGIILFLFAHVVDTAVIGWGPKAYNRVLSVYHNPGVRILEWILVGMVIYHAVNGVRVLLLDFWANAVLHQRLLSWITAAVVVGSMAPITFLMWRDIIDLLIH
- a CDS encoding DEAD/DEAH box helicase; amino-acid sequence: MAGPRRAVASDPLERFSELTRAWFGSAFAMPTPAQVGAWEAIARGEHTLVVAPTGSGKTLAAFLWAIDRTATAVPAPAAAQRLRTLYVSPMKALAVDIERNLRSPLVGLRAHAGRLGLPEPDVRTAIRTGDTPPEDRRQFLKQPPDILITTPESLFLLLTSQAREALRSVETVILDEIHAVAGTKRGAHLALSVERLEELLERSPQRIGLSATVRPVEEVARFLGGGRPVTVVQPPSDKRFELTVEVPLEDMTDPGAGFDPPQEERPTRRGPIFGQSGMTGPTTEPKERTSTWPAIDRRLLELIRAHRSTIVFANSRRLAERLCARVNELAGEDVARAHHGSVSREQRVEIEEALKAGRIPAVVATSSLELGIDMSAVDLVVQVEAPPSVASGLQRIGRSGHGVGDVSKGVVLPKFRGDLVECAVVVQRMRAGAIEALRYPRNPLDVLAQQVVAMVAMDDWDADELEAVAKRAANFADLPRSAFEGVLDMLSGRYPSDEFAELRPRLTWDRVENRLTARPGAQRLAVTSGGTIPDRGLFGVFLAASGEKPVRVGELDEEMVYESRPGDVFVLGASSWRIEEITHDRVLVTPAPGVPGRMPFWHGDAPGRPVELGRAVGAFLRELGGMRPEAQLARLQDGGLDEFAAQNLVQYLAEQRDATGVLPDDRTIVMERFRDELGDWRVCIHSPFGARVHVPWAQAIEARVRERLGLEVQTMVDDDGIVVRLPEADEAPPAESVLFEPEEVEELVTDAVGGSALFASRFREAAARALLLPRRRPGSRTPLWQQRQRSSSLLQVASRYGTFPVILETFRECLQDVFDLPGLAELMDAIRRREIRIVEVDTQAPSPFASSLLFGYVASFMYEGDAPLAERRAQALSLDRRVLAELLGREELRELIDPAVLTQLELDLQLLSDERKIRGPDALHDALRTLGDLSAEEALGRSADPGAALGWLDDLESAHRAIPLRVAGQERWTAAEDASRFRDALGVALPPGIPAAFLEPVEDPLGDVVGRFARTHGPFTEGEPAARLGLGVSVVRDTLRRLAGDGRVVRGEFRPGRGSEWVDAEVLRRLRRRSIAVLRKEAEPVPQEALARFLPAWHGLGRSGPFAFHLEALLRVVEHLQGAFVPASVLEQQVLRVRLPGYQPALLDQLCSAGEVVWAGSGAIGSDDGWVTLLTAEQAVVMLPEPSASAEELSPVAAGIRDALASRGALFFRQIVDAVGSIDDREVLLGLWELVWAGLVTNDTLAPLRALAAGGTRPRRAPRPRHGRRGPPLPSRMGPPAAGGRWSLLPDRTANATVRLHALAGQLLSRHGVLTRPAVASERVPGAFSGVYPVLRAMEEAGRVRRGYFVEGLGGAQFAVAGAVDRMRSLAEQPPVPETLVLAACDPANPYGAALAWPDRGGTEPDRPGHRPGRKAGAAVVLVDGRLVLYVEKGGRTVLTFTDEPSSLQPAVDALTLSVREGFLGRIAVERADGGDVFDTPLALLLAEAGFTLSPRGLRLRT
- the sdhA gene encoding succinate dehydrogenase flavoprotein subunit; protein product: MTTTHTYDAVIVGAGGAGLRAAIECAGRVRTAVISKLYPTRSHTGAAQGGMCAALGNVEEDNPEWHTFDTVKGGDYLVDQPAAQIMCREAVDRVIELEHWGFPFNRTPEGKIDQRRFGGHTRNHGEGPVRRACYAADRTGHMILQTLYQQCIKRDVRFFNEFYVLDLVMVDGAAAGVVAYELATGELHVFRAKAILFATGGYGRIFKITSNAHALTGDGPAVCYRRGIPLEDMEMYQFHPTGIYKMGILISEAVRGEGGILLNGQGERFMERYAPTIKDLAPRDMVSRAIYQEIKEGRGVDGSDYVHLDVRHLPREVIETKIPDVTEFARIYLGVEPTTEPVPIQPTAHYAMGGIPTDTDARVVTGPEETPVPGLYAAGECACVSVHGANRLGTNSLLDIVVFGRRGGMAMAEFAEASGQPTLPENPEADTERMLRRLLTGPSLEFAADIRSELQRHMFDLCGVVRTEEGLRTLHSRLQTLRDRYHLVGMHDRGKRFNTELMEAVELGFLLEIAETVAAGALARDESRGGHYRDDHPLRDDDHWLKHSLAYREGEGVVRLEYKDVKLGPYIPMERKY
- a CDS encoding succinate dehydrogenase iron-sulfur subunit, whose translation is MDPDDERRIPPLGRVLEDVMLEGHGEVVEVGEGPPREPGARREGGPEVTGKVSLTLRIRRYNPEVRPDPWWDEHVVDAEPSDRLLDALHYVKWYRDGSLALRRSCAHGVCGSDAMLINGKNRLACKVLVKQVAPRVTVEPIRGLPVLKDLIVDMEPFFAGYKRMLPFLINDEETTDRERLQSPEERVAFDDTTKCILCAACTTSCPIFWGDEEYIGPAAIVSAHRFIFDSRDHGERERLRILSEKTGVFRCRTTFNCTEACPRGIKVTKAIQDVKRRILFDRY
- a CDS encoding succinate dehydrogenase hydrophobic membrane anchor subunit produces the protein MALRTDRPGSRPPSPPTGTVRGYYTGRERPVGGYELWAWLFMRMSGILLLVLAVGHVLIMHAFGGGVGRVNFGFVALRWQHPFWRAWDWMMLSLALLHGANGLRTVVLDYIRRPGPRFAITWFFNIVAFTMFVLGSVVVFTFNANNFPITK